The sequence GAACCTCCACGACGTCGCCCTGCGGCTGCCGGGCACCGCCGAACTCCTCGACCGCTGCGGCTCATTGGCGGTGCTGCACGCGCTCCTCGAACCGGATCCCGCCCGTCGGGGCTGTACGTGCACCGTTTCGGAGAACGGATCGCAGACGGCGCGACTACGGCACCCGGACGGCAGATGGCTGCGCGTCGGCTTCTGCGAGGCAGGGGCGATGCTGCACTGGCACCAGGAGCCGGGCCAGGGGCGGCCCGGAGTGCTGGACGACGTACCCAAGACGCTGTGGCGGATCCTGGAGGACGCCTCGTGCGCCTGCTTCGACGATCCGCGGCTGATGGCCGCCGCCATCTGGCGGGAGGCGGGCGACGACAACTGGCGGGCGACCGACGACTCGGCCCCGGGGGCCGCCCCGTCCCTGCTCCGCTGTCTGACCGACCGTTCCCCGGAGCGGGCCCGCCGGTTCGCCTTCAAGCACTACGGCACGCGCGCGGGCCGGGAGGCGGTCCGCCGCCTGACGGACCTCGGGCCGGTGACCGACACACGGGCCACGTCGACGGGCACGCGAGTCGCAGCGGCCGACCCCCGGGCTGCGTCGGCCGGCACGCGGGTCCCCGGGTTCGATCCCGCGGGCCACCCCGTCGCAGGACCCTTGCGTTCGCCGGTCGGGCCCCGGCGCAGCCGCGAGTTGTTCCGCCGCCGTGACGCCTCCGGGCTGATGACCACCGCGGCCTTCCGGCACCGGGCCGACCACGACCAGCAGCACTGCACCGACCTTGCCGCCGAGGTCGACAGCGACATGGTGGCGATCGGTGGCGGCGCCACCGCCGTCAACTCACCGCACGGCGCGCTGCTCACCGCCTCCTACCCGGCGGACGACGGCTCGGCCTGGCTGGCGTCGTCCAAGGACCACAACATCCCCCAGCCGCACCGGCTGACGGCCTTCGCCATCGGAATGAAGATCGACGGAGTCAGCCGTGAACGGCTGGCCGGGGAACTGCTGACCGTCGTCCGCACCCGAAGCGCGCACGCGGCGCACCCTTTCGCGTCCGCGCGGGTCCCGGCGGGCCACACGCTGATCGGCGGGGGCTTTCGCGTCAACTGGCGTGACACCAGGGGCGGCAGGGCCGAGGGCAACCTGGCCACCGCCTCCTTCCCCCGGGCGGGCGGTGCCTGGACCGTGCGCTCCAAGGACCACGAGGTCTCCAGCCCCTGCACCGTCGACGCCTTCGCGGTGTGCCTGAAGTCCTCTTTCACGGTGGACGGCGCCGAGTACACCGTCGAGGCCTGGACGGACTTCGCCGACAGCGACAGCGGCCCGGTGCCGCATCCGTCCGCGGCCCTGTCGCTGCCCGCGAGCGGACACGTTCTGACGGGCATCGGTGCCGAGGCACTCCCCACCGAACCGGGCTCCCTGCTGTGGCAGTTGGAACCGACCGTGGACGGCACGAACCCCGGGGTCAGGTCGGGCTCGAAGGACCATGGGGTGTCGTCGCCCGACACGATGTGCGCGTGGGCGCTGGGTATCCGCCTGATACGGAGCTGACCGTGGCGGGCTGCTGCCGCGGTACGAGCGCCGTCGTGCCGCCGGTCGAAGCCTCCGCCCGCCGGATACGGGTCCGCCGGACGACGTGCCGCACGGACCGTCCAAGACGCAGGTAGAAGCGGTCCGGCAGGAACACGGCGTCCGCCACGATCATCGCGCCGGAGAAGAGCGGGAGTCCCATGAGCACCGCGATGCCCAGGTGCATGCCCAACAGCATCGTCAGTACCGGGTACTTGAGCCGGCCGAACAGGACGAAGGGGAACGCGACCTGCAACAGCACGGTCAGGTAGCAGGCGACGGCGATCAGTACGTCGTGCTCGTCCGCCAGGAGCGACAGTTCGGGCCAGGGCCTGAACAGGCCGAGGTTGAGGACGTAGTGGAGGGCGGTCCCGTTGCCCCAGGAGCCGCCCTGCACCTTGTAGAGCCCGGCGGATCCGTAGAGGAAACAGACCTGGGCCGCGATGACGAACATGCCGCAGTTGTGGAGCACTGCCGTCAACCTCGTGCGGGACGCGCCCAGTTGATACCGGAGGCGGCCCGTGTCCAGGACCGCCGGCCCGGTCCTCGCCCCGCCCGGGGAAGTTCGCGGCCGGGCCCGGCG is a genomic window of Streptomyces sp. NBC_00414 containing:
- a CDS encoding HTTM domain-containing protein, translating into METEQSVAPNRRVPEGPVGLDGPGGPGGAGGAHGDEPRRAPERLGVLLGVLTERPVGLYAAAVLRIGYGFLYLVFLSREFPNRDEIWGPGSPWTPELARQLFDQTGWASILTLSDSRPYFEACYAAALVTSALFMLGWRTRAVSVLFAVVVASFHARAIFMTDGGDNLILLMALYLVFTACGRRWSLDARRARPRTSPGGARTGPAVLDTGRLRYQLGASRTRLTAVLHNCGMFVIAAQVCFLYGSAGLYKVQGGSWGNGTALHYVLNLGLFRPWPELSLLADEHDVLIAVACYLTVLLQVAFPFVLFGRLKYPVLTMLLGMHLGIAVLMGLPLFSGAMIVADAVFLPDRFYLRLGRSVRHVVRRTRIRRAEASTGGTTALVPRQQPATVSSVSGGYPAPTRTSCRATTPHGPSSPT